The Microbacterium sp. LKL04 sequence TCCCCGATTCGCGCAGCGGGTAGAGCACGAACGAGTGCAGCAGGTACACGTACATCGTGTAACGCCCGATCGCCGTCCAGCGGTACTCCCGTCGGGGGACGAGGACGAAGAACGATGCGCTGAGCACGAGCGCGATGGCCATGAGCAGCAGACGGATGCCGCCGGCCCACCACTGCGTCCCGCCGAGATCGGCGTAGTCCTGTTCGTAGAAGAGCCACTGTCCGAGGTGCATGGTCGTGAGCTCGTCGACGAAGAGCCATGCGCAGACGCCCGCCGCGGCCAGGACGGCGGCGGCGGCGATCCGGAGCGAGACGCGTCGGCGGTGAAGGAATCCGTGCCGCTCCAGGAAGCCGTGCTGATGCAGCCACCAGCCGAGGGTGAAGAAGGGCAGCAAGCCGAGGGTCCGCGACAGGGAGAGTGTGGAGTCGACGTTCGGGAGGTAGCCGACCGAGATTGACACGACGAGCGCCCAGAGCAGCGGCATCCTGAGCAGTGCGAGGTAGGGGAGCACGAGTCGGAAGATCGCGAGGGCGAGCAGGAACCACAGCGTCCACGAGGGCTGCGTGAGGTTGGGGTTGGTGCGTCCTTCGACGAGCAGCTTCGTGAGGGTCCAGAGCCCGTCGAAGATGACGTAGGGGAGCACGATGTCGGTGAGGATGCGGACCATCCGGCGCCGGTTCGGCGGATCGGACCTCGAGAAGTACCCGGAGATCAGCGCGAACGCCGGCATGTGGAACGCGTAGATCAGGTAGTAGAGGCTCTGCGCGATGTCGGAGTCGTAGG is a genomic window containing:
- a CDS encoding acyltransferase family protein, translated to MSTPGRTRRVPIWDNARAACILLVVLGHAIQRLTYDSDIAQSLYYLIYAFHMPAFALISGYFSRSDPPNRRRMVRILTDIVLPYVIFDGLWTLTKLLVEGRTNPNLTQPSWTLWFLLALAIFRLVLPYLALLRMPLLWALVVSISVGYLPNVDSTLSLSRTLGLLPFFTLGWWLHQHGFLERHGFLHRRRVSLRIAAAAVLAAAGVCAWLFVDELTTMHLGQWLFYEQDYADLGGTQWWAGGIRLLLMAIALVLSASFFVLVPRREYRWTAIGRYTMYVYLLHSFVLYPLRESGILRGLDPTWLWLPLVALLSAAITVGLASKPVRRVFRPLVEPRPGWLFADPDLVRPGATRTDPTGSRRPQTPTPAGS